The following coding sequences lie in one Calypte anna isolate BGI_N300 chromosome 7, bCalAnn1_v1.p, whole genome shotgun sequence genomic window:
- the STAT4 gene encoding signal transducer and activator of transcription 4: MSQWSQVQQLEIKFLEQVDQFYDDNFPMEIRHLLAQWIEGQDWEAASNNEAMAMILLQNLLVQVEEQLDRVSQEKNLLLLHNLKRIRKLLQGKYHGNPMHIAVIISNWLREERRILAAASMPVQGPLEKSLQNSVVSERQRNVEHKVSAIKNSAQLTDQDVKYLEDLQEEFDFRYKTLQSLEQTDKNSVLIKQEMLALQAMLNTLDYKRKEVLSKIGRVIHEIELLLSNMLTEELLDWKRRQQIACIGGPLHGGLDQLQNCFTLLAESLFQVRRQLEKLDELLTRLTYDGDPIPVQRPQLLEKVNFLLYNLFRNSFVVERQPCMPTHPQRPMVLKTLIQFTVKLRLLIKLPELNYQIRVKATIDKNVSTVSNRRFVLCGTHVKAMNMDESANGSLSVEFRHLQPKEMKSSAGSKGNEGPHMVTEELHSISFETQVCLYGLTINLETSSLPVVMISNVSQLPNAWASIIWYNLSTNDPQNLSFFNNPPSATLSQLLEVLSWQFSSYVGRGLNSEQLSMLAEKLTGQQVSYNDYQLSWAKFCKEHLPGKSFTFWVWLEAILDLIKKHILPLWIDGYIMGFVSKEKERILLRDKTPGTFLLRFSESNLGGITFTWVDQLENGDVTFHSVEPYNKGRLSALPFADILRDYKVIMADNVPENPLKYLYPDIPKDKAFGKHYSCQPNEVSKPSDGGVKGYVPSVFIPVSKILNDSTEPHSPSDLLPMSPSVYAVLREHLSPTVIETALSSPYSTD; this comes from the exons GGAGGCTGCATCCAATAATGAAGCCATGGCCATGATCCTGCTCCAGAATTTGCTGGTACAagtggaggagcagctggatcGGGTgtcacaggagaaaaatcttcTCTTGCTTCACAACCTGAAAAGGAtcaggaagctgctgcag GGCAAATATCATGGCAATCCCATGCATATAGCAGTCATCATCTCAAACTGGttaagagaagaaagaagaatccTGGCTGCAGCTAGCATGCCTGTACAG GGACCACTGGAAAAATCTCTGCAGAACTCTGTGGTTTCAGAACGACAACGAAACGTGGAACACAAAGTGTCAGCCATCAAGAACAGTGCTCAG ctgACTGACCAAGATGTCAAATACCTGGAAGACTTGCAAGAGGAATTTGACTTCAGGTATAAAACATTACAAAGTTTAG AGCAGACCGATAAAAACAGCGTCCTCATTAAGCAGGAAATGTTGGCTTTGCAGGCAATGCTCAACACTTTAGACTACAAGAGAAAG GAAGTCCTCAGTAAAATAGGGCGTGTGATTCATGAAATTGAACTGCTGCTGAGCAACATGCTgactgaggagctgctggactggaagaggaggcagcagattGCCTGCATTGGGGGCCCTCTCCACGGTGGGCTGGATCAGCTACAGAACTG TTTTACCCTGCTGGCAGAGAGTCTGTTCCAAGTTAGAAGGCAACTAGAAAAACTGGATGAGCTGTTGACCAGGCTGACTTATGATGGGGACCCTATTCCAGTGCAAAGAcctcagctgctggaaaaagTCAACTTTCTGCTCTACAACCTCTTCCGCAA CTCATTTGTGGTTGAAAGGCAGCCCTGCATGCCAACACATCCCCAGAGGCCAATGGTTCTTAAAACCTTAATCCAGTTCACTGTTAAATTAAG gtTGCTGATCAAATTGCCAGAGCTCAACTACCAGATCAGAGTGAAAGCAACTATTGACAA GAATGTTTCAACTGTAAG TAACCGTAGGTTTGTTCTGTGTGGCACACACGTGAAAGCAATGAACATGGATGAATCTGCAAATGGGAGCCTCTCAGTAGAATTTAGACATTTG CAACCCAAAGAAATGAAATCAAGTGCTGGAAGCAAAGGAAATGAG GGCCCTCACATGGTGACTGAGGAGCTGCACTCCATCAGCTTTGAAACCCAAGTCTGCCTCTATGGACTGACTATCAATTTGGAA ACCAGCTCTTTGCCTGTGGTGATGATTTCCAATGTTAGCCAACTACCCAATGCATGGGCTTCTATCATTTGGTACAATCTATCAACCAATGATCCCCAG AATTTGTCTTTCTTCAACAATCCCCCTTCTGCCACTTTAAGTCAGCTGTTAGAAGTACTCAGCTGGCAATTTTCATCATATGTTGGCCGTGGTCTCAATTCTGAGCAGCTCAGCATGCTGGCAGAGAAACTTACGG GACAACAAGTCAGTTACAATGATTATCAACTATCCTGGGCAAAGTTCTGCAAG GAACATTTACCTGGGAAGTCTTTTACCTTTTGGGTTTGGCTGGAAGCCATCCTGgacttaattaaaaaacacattctGCCTCTCTGGATTGATGG GTACATAATGGGATTTGTAAGCAAGGAGAAAGAACGAATTTTGCTCAGAGACAAAACTCCAGGAACATTTTTATTAAGGTTTAGTGAAAGCAACCTGGGTGGAATTACCTTTACGTGGGTGGATCAGTTAGAAAATG GAGACGTAACCTTTCATTCAGTGGAACCCTACAACAAAGGTCGCTTGTCTGCACTGCCTTTTGCTGACATCCTGCGTGATTACAAAGTTATTATGGCAGATAATGTTCCTGAAAACCCCCTGAAGTACCTGTATCCAGACATTCCCAAAGATAAGGCCTTTGGCAAACACTACAGCTGTCAGCCCAATGAAG tctcaAAGCCCTCAGATGGAGGAGTCAAAGGTTATGTGCCTTCTGTGTTTATCCCAGTCTCCAAAAT cttaaatGATTCTACAGAGCCACATTCTCCATCAGACCTCCTTCCAATGTCTCCAAGTGTTtatgcagtgctgagagaacaCCTGAGCCCCACAGTGATCGAAACCGCC ctgagTTCTCCTTACTCAACTGACTGA